Below is a genomic region from Sneathia vaginalis.
TTTCCTTATTTGCAATACTTCCAGCACCATAAGCTCTTCTTATTAATTTCTTTAAGATATATCCTCTTCCTTCATTTGATGGTAATACTCCATCACAAATTAAAAATGTAGCTGCTCTTACGTGGTCTGCTATTATTCTAATTGCTGTATTATCTTTTTCAGTTAAGTTTACTACATCCTTAATACTCTTAATTATCTTTTCAAATATATCTGTATCAAAGTTATTAGACTTATGTTGTACAACAGAGGCAACTCTTTCTAATCCTGCTCCTGTATCTATATTCTTTTCTGGTAATGGAACTAAACTTCCATCTTCTTTTTTATTCCATTCAGTAAATACTAAATTCCATATTTCAAGGAATCTATCTCCTTCATCTCCAGGCTTACAATTTATTTCTTCATTGTTTTTACCCATATTTAAAGTGTCATAATATATTTCACTACAAGGTCCACAAGAACCTATAGGTCCTGCTGCCCACCAGTTATCTTCATCACCTAATCTAACTATATGTGTTGGGTCTATACCTATTTCATCTTTCCATATGCTGTATGCTTCATCATCAGTCTTGTACACTGAAACATAAAGTCTGTCTTTATCTATTTTCAACACTTCTGTTATATATTCCCATGACCAACAAATTGCTTCTTTTTTAAAGTAATCTCCAAATGAGAAATTCCCTAACATTTCAAAAAAAGTATGGTGTCTTGGTGTTCTTCCAACATTTTCCAAGTCATTAGTTCTTATACATTTTTGATATGTTGTTACTCTTTTTGTAGGAGCCTTTTTTTCTCCTAAAAAGAACTTCTTAAATGGTACCATACCTGCTACTGTTAAAAGTAGAGTTTTATCTTCTGGTATCAATGAAGCACTCTCAAAATGTTGATGTTTCTTACTTTCAAAAAATTCTATAAAGCTTCTTCTTAATTCATTACCAGTCATAATTTTTTCCTTCCTATTGCTTTTTTCAATTATTATACCACACCTATTCAATATTGTTAACAAAGTCCTTTAAGTCTTGTAAGATATTTAATGCCTTTAATGGTGTTATATTATTAATATCTATCTGTTTAATTTCATCTCTTAATTCTTCTAATTCTTCATTTCTTTTTTCTTCATTCACTTTTTCTACATAACTAGGATTATCAAATAGAGATAATTGCCCTATATTCTCATTTTTCACAACCATGTTGTTTCTATCTTCTAACTTAGAAAGTATTAGCTTAGACTCTCTTAATATACTTTGAGGTAAACCTGCTAATTTAGCAACATATGTTCCATAAGATTTATCAGCACTTCCACAAGTTATTGTTCTCAAGAAAATTACACGAGAATTCTTTTCTTCCACATTTATTCTGTAATTTACCACTCTTTCATACTTAGATTCTAACTCATTTAATTCATGGTAGTGTGTTGCAAATATTGTTTTTGCACGAATATTATCATGTATATATGATGATATTGCTGTAGCTAGTGCCATACCATCATATGTTGATGTTCCACGACCAACTTCATCTAGTATGATAAGACTCTTACTTGTAGCAGTATTTAATATTTGTGAAACTTCACTCATTTCAACCATAAATGTACTTTGCCCAGTTAATATATCATCACTAGCACCTATTCTTGTTAAAAACTTATCTACTATGCATAGATTTGCTGATTTTGCTGGAACATACATTCCAATTTGTGCCATTATACATATTAGTGCTATTTGTTTCATATATGTTGATTTACCTGCCATATTAGGCCCTGTTAGTATTATGAAGTTCTTTTCTTTGGTAAAATGTACATCGTTTTCTATAAACTGCGTGGGGATAAGTTGTTCTACTATTGGATGTCTACCATTTAGTATGTGTATTACTCCCTCATCATTAAATTCAGGTAAACAATATCCATTGCTTATACTAACAAATGCATATGATGCCATTACATCTATATATGCTACTATATTAGACAATTGTAGCAAGACATCTTTTTCTTGTTTGATAAGATTGCTTAATTCTTTAAACAAGTTATACTCTAACTCTACTAATCTAGCCTTAGCATTAATTATCTTATCCTCGTATTCCTTTAGCTCTTCTGTTATATATCTCTCACAATTTGCTAATGTTTGCTTTCTAACATATCTACTCGGAACATCCTTTATATTCGTTTTTGACACTTCAATAAAGTAACCAAACACCTTGTTATACTTAATCTTTAAAAACTTAATCCCTGTTTTTTCTTTTTCCTCTTGCTCTATATTCACCAAATACTCTTTACCATGTTTAAGTATCATATTTAATTCACTAATTAAAGGATTAAAGTTTTCATTTATCATACCACCTTCTCTTACAGAAAATGGTGGATTTAGAACTAAATACCTATCTATTTCATTACATAATTCTCCTAAAAAATCTGTTTTAATACTAGAGAACTTTTCAGGCCATAGTTCTATTATTTTAATATAGCTTTTGAAAGTATAGTATAGGGCTCTAATATCCTTTGCATTTTCATTACCAAATACTATTTTACTTAATATTCTTTGCATATCATAAGTACTAGCTAAATTCTCTCTTAAATCTTCTCTTAAAAGTGTATTATCTATCAAGTATTTAACATCTTTTTGTCTTTCTATTATCTTATCCTTATCTATTAAGGGATAGTTAATATATTCTTTTAAAAGTCTTGTACCCATAGCTGTTTTACACTTATCTAGTACCCATAAAAGACTACCATAGCTTGTTTTGTCTCTCTGATTCTTTATTAACTCCAAATTCTTTGATGTATTAATATTTATACCAGCATAATTACCATCATTTATTACTGTAATCTTCGGTATGTTTATATCCACATTAATCTGTGTTTCTAATATATACTCTAGTAAACCTGCACATGAATCTATTAATGTCTTATCATCTAACCCAAAACTATCAAGACTAGTCAAAGAAAAATAGCTACTTAAAAATTCCACAGAATTTTTAGGCTTGTCTATTATACTCGTACTTATTTCTTTCCCATTCAAATATTCCTTAACATTAGGATAAGTATACTTTGTCATTAATAGTTCTTTTACATCTAGCATATATATTAATGAATTAATATTTTTTGTATCTACTATACACGCATTAAACACCCCTGTCGTTATATCCACATAAGAAAAATATGCCTTATCATTTTCTGTAATAACGCAAGCTATGTAGTTATTAGACTTTGCATCCAAATTTTCTACATCTATTACAGTACCTGGAGTAATGACTTTAATAACTTCTCTTTTTACTATACCTTTTGCAAGTTTAGGATCTTCCATCTGCTCACATATTGCGACCTTGTAACCTGCATCAACCAATTTTGAGATATATCCACTAACACTGTGGTATGGAACTCCTGCTAAAGGAACATCCTCACCTTTTTCTCTATTTCTCTTGGTTAATGTTAAACCTAAGACCTTAGATGCTATTATTGCATCGTTAAAGAACATCTCATAAAAGTCTCCCAATCTAAACATTAATATCTCATCTTTATACTTTCCCTTTATTTCATGATATTGCTTCATTAAAGGAGTTGTATTATCTTTCATTTCTTACACCTTGCTTTACAACTAACTTAAAAAATACAACCAACATACTGATTATTGTAATTATTGTAACTATTACAAAAATTATCTTTGGATCTTCTTTTACTGACTTTGAAAGTACTACATATATTCTATCACCAAAAAATATTCCAAAGGCAAAAAATGCTTGAAATATACCCATACTAATATTTCTGTTCTTTTGTTCAAAATATTGTAGTGCTATTGAGATAAGTGAAATATATGTTCCACCATAACCAAAGCCATTAAATATATATCCAAAAAAGGCTAAGTATGGATTGTTGGTAAATAGGATTATTGCATAAAAGCACAAAAAGCTCCCAAGACTTAGTAATAGCGTCTTTTCTATACCTAATTTTTTCTTGAAATATGTACCAACTAATACACTTGCTATTAACTGTGGTGTTGCAAACATAGTATCAAGATACGCTAGCATTATTGCTGGCATATTTAAGTACTTTCTAGCATACACTATCATATTAGGACCACTTGTCGAAAACTTTACAAATGATATTATTATCCCTATCACACAAACCACTAAAAATCTTTTGTTTGTTAAGACTATTCTAACTTTTTCTCTTGAAAATTGTGATTTGTTCTCGATTTCTCTCATATTCATACTTATGATAAGAGAGATTAGACCTATGGTACAAGAAAATAGCCAAAGATAATTGTAGTTCTTGTAACTCCCGTATGTCCCTATATACTGTATAGGTGCTGCCATAAATTCTGCTAATAGAGGGGCAACTGCTAAAATAGACGCTGACACTGATGCATTGCTCTCAGAAAATGTTTCAGAAAACATTACATTAAATACAGCTAGCATAGATGCACCTAATCCCATAGCTAATGAAGAATAATATACCGCCTCTATACTTGGTCTTTTAAACACTGTAAACGACGTTACTACTATTATCCCCATAGCAATTTGTATAAATACTTTTCTTTTTTGTAATATATCTGTTAAAAAAAATACTGGAAGTCTTACTATACAGCTAATAAGTCCATATGCAGATGTAACTTGAGAAGCAATTATTAGACTACCTCCAAGTCCTCCCATACTTATTGGGTCTACTATATACACCTTCCTATATGCCCTTATTATACTAATACTTGTCCAAAATAGGACTAACATCCAAAATATTATCTTTTGATTTTTGTTTAATTTGTACTTTTTAGATAATACGTAGATTATCACACCTGTAAATATTACCATTACTATTGATAAAATTATCTTCCCCATTCATTCTCCTAACTTTGTCATATTATCTCTAATTATATCAAAAATACCTAAAAATATCTATATTTGACTAAAAGTTGTAGATATAGTAAAATTTCATCATAGAAAGGACAAAAAATGGAAGGTATAAGACAAAATTTTAAATTTTTAATAGGAGAAACTAAGATACATCCAACTACAAAGATAACACTAGAATATTTAGTTAAACAAGATGCTGTATGTGCTGTAATATTTGATAATACATTAGAAAATGTATATTTAGTTAAGCAATATAGACCTGGTTGTGACGGATTGTTACTAGAAATAGTAGCTGGGTTAATAGATAAAGGTGAAGAACCAATACATGCTGTATATAGAGAAATACTTGAAGAAACTGGATTTTCTAAATCAGACTTTTCTAGATTTGTAAAACTAGAAAACGCACAATATGTAAGTCCAGGATATACAACAGAAAAACTGTATTACTATGCTGGGGTACTAAAAAAAGATGCCAAACCTAAAGAACAACATTTAGATTTAGGAGAAGATATTACTGTGGTTAAAATGAGTACTAAAGAAATACTAAAAACATCAGTAGACAGTAAGACAACTTTTGCTATCAGCTATTTTTTAGGAGTATTAAAATGAATTTAATTAATTACATTAGGTCTTTTTTTAAAGAAACTTTAGTAGTTAAAAATGACCTTGGAATTTTAAATAATAGATTTGTAATTAACTTTAAAGATGCAAAAATAGCTATGGTCAATTGTTTGAAAATTGCTATGCAACGTAGTACAGGAAATATTGGGATAATAGACCTAAAGATATCAGTATACACTGAGAATGAACTTGTAAAAGTTAAAGATTTTAAAAATTCTATGAAAATTTTATCTGGAATAAAGAAGTATAATAAGGAGAGCTTCGATTCTTTTCTTAATAAGTTTTTTAACAGTAAGATAAGAGAGACAATTGAAAGTGAATTAAAGAATGAAGATACTTGGCTATGAAATAGAAAGAAAAAGGGTTAAGAATATAAACGTAAGAATTAGACAAGATGGTAGTGTGTACATATCAGCACCTCTTAATTTACACGAAAAATATATAGAAGATTTTTTGATAAAGAAAAGAGACTGGATAGAAAAAAATGTTAGTACATTCAAGAAATTTACAAATGCTAAAAACAATCTAGAACTTTACACCGACACTTCCTTTATACTCTACCTAGGAAAAATATACACTCTTCGTGTATTTCAAAGTCAAAAATTTTTAATCAATATTAATGAGAATGTAGTAGAAATACATACAGATAAAGTGGATAAAGAGAGTATAAAAAACATTGTATATACTAAAATATACTATGCAAATGCCAAAATTCTTTTTAAAAAGCGTATGGACTACTACTTAAATTTGACTAACAATGGTAGTATAAAGGAACTTCGTTTGAGTGTTATGAAAACTAAATGGGGCATTTGTACTCCTGCAAAAAGAAAGATAACGTTGAATATAGAGCTTATGAAAAAAAGTTTAACTGAGATAGACTCTGTAATAATACACGAAATTGCACATTTAGTTCACCCAAATCACAGCAAAGACTTCTACTTATACATCGATAAATATTTTAAGAACTATAAGGAAATTAACAAAAAATTAAATAAAATATTATAGGAGGAATTATGAACGAAAAAATACAAAAGATTTTTTCAGATCTTAACATAGACGG
It encodes:
- the mutS gene encoding DNA mismatch repair protein MutS, whose product is MKDNTTPLMKQYHEIKGKYKDEILMFRLGDFYEMFFNDAIIASKVLGLTLTKRNREKGEDVPLAGVPYHSVSGYISKLVDAGYKVAICEQMEDPKLAKGIVKREVIKVITPGTVIDVENLDAKSNNYIACVITENDKAYFSYVDITTGVFNACIVDTKNINSLIYMLDVKELLMTKYTYPNVKEYLNGKEISTSIIDKPKNSVEFLSSYFSLTSLDSFGLDDKTLIDSCAGLLEYILETQINVDINIPKITVINDGNYAGININTSKNLELIKNQRDKTSYGSLLWVLDKCKTAMGTRLLKEYINYPLIDKDKIIERQKDVKYLIDNTLLREDLRENLASTYDMQRILSKIVFGNENAKDIRALYYTFKSYIKIIELWPEKFSSIKTDFLGELCNEIDRYLVLNPPFSVREGGMINENFNPLISELNMILKHGKEYLVNIEQEEKEKTGIKFLKIKYNKVFGYFIEVSKTNIKDVPSRYVRKQTLANCERYITEELKEYEDKIINAKARLVELEYNLFKELSNLIKQEKDVLLQLSNIVAYIDVMASYAFVSISNGYCLPEFNDEGVIHILNGRHPIVEQLIPTQFIENDVHFTKEKNFIILTGPNMAGKSTYMKQIALICIMAQIGMYVPAKSANLCIVDKFLTRIGASDDILTGQSTFMVEMSEVSQILNTATSKSLIILDEVGRGTSTYDGMALATAISSYIHDNIRAKTIFATHYHELNELESKYERVVNYRINVEEKNSRVIFLRTITCGSADKSYGTYVAKLAGLPQSILRESKLILSKLEDRNNMVVKNENIGQLSLFDNPSYVEKVNEEKRNEELEELRDEIKQIDINNITPLKALNILQDLKDFVNNIE
- a CDS encoding M48 family metallopeptidase gives rise to the protein MKILGYEIERKRVKNINVRIRQDGSVYISAPLNLHEKYIEDFLIKKRDWIEKNVSTFKKFTNAKNNLELYTDTSFILYLGKIYTLRVFQSQKFLININENVVEIHTDKVDKESIKNIVYTKIYYANAKILFKKRMDYYLNLTNNGSIKELRLSVMKTKWGICTPAKRKITLNIELMKKSLTEIDSVIIHEIAHLVHPNHSKDFYLYIDKYFKNYKEINKKLNKIL
- a CDS encoding NUDIX hydrolase, translated to MEGIRQNFKFLIGETKIHPTTKITLEYLVKQDAVCAVIFDNTLENVYLVKQYRPGCDGLLLEIVAGLIDKGEEPIHAVYREILEETGFSKSDFSRFVKLENAQYVSPGYTTEKLYYYAGVLKKDAKPKEQHLDLGEDITVVKMSTKEILKTSVDSKTTFAISYFLGVLK
- a CDS encoding MFS transporter — its product is MGKIILSIVMVIFTGVIIYVLSKKYKLNKNQKIIFWMLVLFWTSISIIRAYRKVYIVDPISMGGLGGSLIIASQVTSAYGLISCIVRLPVFFLTDILQKRKVFIQIAMGIIVVTSFTVFKRPSIEAVYYSSLAMGLGASMLAVFNVMFSETFSESNASVSASILAVAPLLAEFMAAPIQYIGTYGSYKNYNYLWLFSCTIGLISLIISMNMREIENKSQFSREKVRIVLTNKRFLVVCVIGIIISFVKFSTSGPNMIVYARKYLNMPAIMLAYLDTMFATPQLIASVLVGTYFKKKLGIEKTLLLSLGSFLCFYAIILFTNNPYLAFFGYIFNGFGYGGTYISLISIALQYFEQKNRNISMGIFQAFFAFGIFFGDRIYVVLSKSVKEDPKIIFVIVTIITIISMLVVFFKLVVKQGVRNER